The following coding sequences lie in one Alloacidobacterium dinghuense genomic window:
- a CDS encoding esterase/lipase family protein: protein MNSHFPIVYVRGYAGTQSDVEETVDDPTYGFNTGSTHIRQMMNGKADMFMFVSPFARLFRDHGYQDVIDGTVQQLPPNPKAPERTIWIYRYYDPTSQTFDRPGGTRLTIEQAADGLRDFINTVRSSIQLAQAKALGTDLASVPLTKVYLVAHSMGGLVCRCLLQKIYPKGEASNYVDKLFTYGTPHGGIHFDISGGRLLEKLRDLVGYHGSDNFGPEKMYEFLTPNPMKTVPDNFDPREMPSDSFDTKRVFCVIGTNAGDYAVAAGLSRSAVGPQSDGLVQLESAYVHGAHRAYIHRSHSGRFGMVNSEEGYQNLQRFFFGNVQVRMSLVKFVLDYSENDNPDTPDLSYFVETQVSVRGLAILMHERTIQHYCADAIDQDIYRKRYDKPDNELPLFTSFLLNKRDDRTMRYMIRIALYGQQYEKGFLVFGDHIERLPLWSDSLVVQLEQVGEEESTIYRTKYSWASESLEPSIPMTPTLMSDDESFYVQAPLPGPKAPDLFGTNAAVQFVTTNWR from the coding sequence GTGAATAGTCACTTTCCGATCGTTTACGTGCGGGGTTATGCAGGAACTCAGTCCGACGTCGAGGAGACAGTCGATGACCCCACATACGGCTTCAACACTGGTTCCACACACATCCGCCAGATGATGAACGGGAAAGCTGACATGTTTATGTTCGTCAGTCCATTTGCTCGGTTGTTTCGCGACCACGGCTATCAGGATGTGATCGACGGCACAGTCCAACAACTGCCACCGAATCCAAAGGCCCCAGAGCGGACCATCTGGATTTATCGCTACTATGACCCGACATCGCAAACGTTTGATCGTCCCGGAGGCACACGCCTCACGATCGAACAGGCGGCGGACGGACTCCGCGATTTCATCAATACAGTTCGCAGCTCAATACAGCTTGCGCAGGCTAAAGCCCTAGGCACCGATCTAGCTTCCGTGCCTCTAACCAAGGTGTACCTTGTGGCTCACTCGATGGGAGGACTTGTTTGCCGCTGCTTGTTGCAGAAGATCTATCCCAAGGGAGAAGCCTCGAACTATGTTGATAAGTTATTCACCTATGGTACTCCTCATGGTGGCATTCATTTCGATATTAGTGGCGGACGCCTCCTGGAGAAGCTTCGCGATCTGGTCGGCTATCACGGCTCCGACAATTTTGGGCCCGAAAAAATGTACGAGTTCCTCACGCCTAATCCAATGAAAACGGTCCCGGACAATTTCGATCCGCGCGAGATGCCATCCGACAGTTTCGATACCAAGCGTGTGTTCTGCGTAATTGGTACCAACGCCGGTGACTATGCTGTTGCCGCAGGCCTCTCACGATCGGCCGTTGGTCCTCAGAGCGACGGTTTGGTGCAGTTGGAGAGTGCCTATGTGCACGGCGCTCACCGAGCATATATTCACCGTAGTCACAGTGGCCGGTTCGGCATGGTCAATTCGGAAGAAGGATATCAAAACCTACAGAGGTTCTTTTTCGGGAATGTGCAGGTTCGCATGTCCCTGGTCAAATTTGTCCTGGATTACTCCGAAAACGATAACCCTGATACTCCAGATCTCTCGTACTTTGTAGAAACTCAAGTATCCGTCCGAGGTCTAGCTATCCTCATGCACGAGCGTACCATTCAGCACTACTGTGCTGATGCGATCGACCAAGATATTTATCGCAAGCGCTATGACAAACCTGATAACGAATTGCCCCTGTTTACTAGCTTTTTGCTTAACAAGCGCGACGATCGCACTATGCGATATATGATCAGGATTGCCTTATATGGGCAGCAGTATGAAAAAGGCTTTTTAGTGTTTGGCGATCACATCGAGCGACTTCCTCTGTGGTCAGACTCTCTGGTTGTCCAACTGGAGCAGGTGGGCGAAGAAGAGAGCACGATTTACCGTACGAAGTACTCGTGGGCGTCAGAGAGCCTTGAGCCAAGCATCCCAATGACGCCTACTCTTATGTCGGATGACGAGAGCTTCTATGTACAGGCCCCGCTGCCCGGTCCCAAAGCACCGGATCTCTTTGGGACAAACGCGGCGGTCCAATTCGTCACAACGAACTGGAGATGA
- a CDS encoding DUF4760 domain-containing protein has protein sequence MSVSYTGVLDVIKDFGPIVTAVGVFVAVWTLRANHDWNRRQYTAILVAGWNEKTSIHRKAIERLRPGLIDLDSKGTPTELTRADAAAIYTAKPDTPEWELRFHFVEFLNHLEAIASAYRNKVADEQMLEESFRSVLIRVHDILVNFIATVDQHRGYEAWEPYSAVVAYWKRKPFKPRRYTA, from the coding sequence ATGAGCGTCTCGTATACGGGTGTTCTCGATGTAATTAAGGATTTCGGGCCCATTGTCACTGCAGTCGGAGTCTTCGTGGCGGTTTGGACCCTCCGAGCAAACCATGATTGGAACAGACGTCAGTACACAGCGATCCTCGTGGCGGGCTGGAATGAGAAGACTTCTATCCATCGCAAAGCGATAGAGAGGCTTCGACCTGGTCTCATCGATCTCGACAGTAAAGGTACACCTACGGAGCTTACGAGGGCCGATGCGGCAGCAATCTATACGGCCAAACCAGACACTCCCGAGTGGGAGCTTCGCTTCCATTTTGTCGAATTCCTGAATCACCTCGAGGCGATTGCCTCGGCGTATCGAAACAAAGTGGCAGATGAGCAGATGTTAGAAGAATCATTTCGGAGTGTACTAATCCGGGTCCACGACATTCTTGTCAATTTCATAGCGACCGTCGATCAGCACCGAGGTTATGAAGCGTGGGAACCTTACTCAGCCGTAGTCGCGTACTGGAAGAGAAAACCATTTAAGCCACGCCGCTATACCGCCTAA